The Erigeron canadensis isolate Cc75 chromosome 1, C_canadensis_v1, whole genome shotgun sequence genome segment TCATCATAGTTTGTTATCTTATGaatctataattttattttgacaTGTTTCTTGTCTAATGAAcctataattttttattttgacattAACTCATccattattaaattatttattaatgtaaCTAATAAGTATTCGTCAAttagatatattttatatagtttaatgTAAGGTTAcgttattgttttattataaacGTATTGCGTATTTTAATTCGAAACTATGTGAACTATATGTCTGTTATTTATGAACTAAATTGATGTTGTTTCGATGTCATTTTTTACTAGCATCCAGCtggaaaattttttttgacCCTTCCTAAATTAGGAACCTGGCTTCACCACTGACAACCAAAAACTAATACTGTAAATTAATACAGTTATTTTACCTTCAAACAAATTATGAAAAGCTAACTTTTCAAGTACAAGTTTCCGAAATATTCTAACTACAATTTCAATATACAACATAACAACCAAAACTAATACTGTTTAACATAGCATGCCTTATATGTCAAAGTACAACATGTCCACAGAAATCGATTCgataagttttatttttctgttaCTTGCTTTACATTACTTTGCATTCATGATGTCGATTTTCTCGTATATAAGATTATTAATGCAACttagatattatataaaagCTTAATGACTTGAAAGCCTAACTTCCAATCGATATTAAGggaaaatacataataaaaataaccaatAGTTGGTTCTTTAACAACGATATCGATTAACTTCAAATAttcttaaattatattaaatcttAGACTTCTCTTCGAAAAACATGAACTACTAAACTTCGAAAAACATGAGCTACTAACAACTAACAAGTGACCTAACCTCACGTTAACAATCATAATTGATTTATAGTTGACAAAACTCGCATTctgatattattataaattacctTTCCTTTTTGTGTACGTAAATGTAATGTAGTATGTGAagttaaacatatttaatgcgAATTAAAATAGGGTGATACTAGGGATACATTGTCCACTGATCATGGAAACACTACTAAAACGTGccgttttatatatatgtaaaacgCTCCGTTGGTTACcacgttttatataaaacgtcGCGTTTGGCCGGTGTGTAGATAGTAAAATTTCAGAGTGGAATTACACGTGCTCTGACACACATGCCATTCATTCCCTCGTTTTAGGTaccgttttacataaaacgctaCGTATTAAGTTAAACGGTACCTAAAGCATGGGAATGACTGACACGTGTGCCAGACCACGTGTAATTCTCCTTATATTTTAGACTATCTACACACCGGCCAAACGTggcgttttatataaaacgggGCGATAAACACGACGTTTTACATAAAAGGAGCCGTTTTGGTAATGTTTGCTTTGAAACAGTTGATGTGTTTAGATACTCGctcccttaaaatattttaaattccCTTTTCGCATTGCGCAATATGACACCTTCTTTGAATATTGACTTTTCCACTTGTTATACgacattttttggattttaaaaagcTATAACATTTTGCGTTATATAGCGAACTACGCCAAATTCACGTCTATATTAATTCCTAAATAAAATAATCTACACAACGAAATAGAAATGGCAAAGAAATTACTGTAAACCTCCAAATCATTGTATTAAAACTAGTGACTTTATTTAAATTCTTCGAAAAATCAAGGACGGTTCTGGTGTATTATTAGGCGGGGTTTAAAACCTACCTTAATTTGAAAAAAGTTTGAAGGTGCTATGATAATTTCAAACTAGTATATCAAGTCTAACATTTTACTTGTTTGCACTTTTTCACAAACATATATTTGAGGTACgcagaaaaacaaaaaactatttttatcttgttattatacaataatagttttagtttttctttttattaacacttattttattttaagacgGAAAgatattttgtatgtttttttttttccaaaataaccATTTTAATCTCATATGTTGATCCAAAATGGTCATTATACTTCGATCAACCTATGAGTGAGAATTTTCTTAGGAAGATCTTGATCattgaatgaaaatcaatgACCAAGATTCAAAGACCATTTTAAAATCTTAGCTTTTGATTTTCATCAAAGAACCAAGGTTAATTTGAGGAAATCTTCTCCCCAAGCCTATTTATTATGAAAGTGATCTATTCATTACCAGATTTTGACCGTACACTATCAAACATGCTATATAGTATTATACTGTACAACACTCTAAATCGCATTTAATGATATATAGTCAAAAATAAATGATGCACAGATCATCATCCAATCATTATACTTTCACTTTTATTCCCAAATCCCAACTTATTCATCAtacttatttgttttgtttcaaAGTAGTGTAACATGCGTAATGTCACCACTCACCACCACCGAAAAACTGCTAAAGTTGTTTAATTTCTTACAAGAGTAAAGTTATATTGTTGATTTATAGTTGTAAGTACTACTTAATATTAAAGAGAACCCTTTTACAATGTAGTTTCGTTTATTGTAGATGATTATGCTTCCACATATCTTTAAGAATCGGAGAAGGAAATCTTCTCTTCTAAGCAAAGCTAAAGCAAGTGATTACCAACTTAAGAATgaaaatacaatatattatatatgttgtcTGGTTATTTGACAATATAATACTTCTACTACgttttaacatttgaatttatGAAAAACTTATTTGAAGTTTTGGTAATAACAATGTGAATATAAGTACGAGTAATTATCCATCAATCTAATTCCATGATGAATACTTTGTACATAATTTATGTGCTATATaagtattttaaaaacaaaattgctAACGCATAAAATTTGtatttaacatgcataaaaaatttgtaatttttatatcaaaagttcaccCCTAAATTTATGATTAGTGTATAATTATTTAACGAATCTTAACCGCAGCCTTTCAAAACCCAACAAGAAGTAAAGCTTAtggtaataattaataaaaatgaatattatatcattattagGATGAATCTTCcaactttttaaaaacataatctAAAGAAAGGAAATACGTTTCCAACCTTtgcaattattaaaaaattctATCAGGTTGAAAATGCTCTTGGAGGAAAAAACcagatatattatattattatcggCTTCGATGCTGACATTATAAAGACTTGTTATTAAGGCGTAATTAGTGTGTAGTTAGAAGATTTACATGATTCATATATAATTGGTGtacaaagttttaaaaatatcgTTGTTAGTGACAATGACAAATATTTGACGGAAGATGTTATATGATCATTAAAaccttattatatatttaaaaaaataaaaaacaaaatgcaaaTTACCTCCAATACgtaacttattatatattttaaaaaataaaaaaaaaaaatacaaaaagtcaAATGCATATGAAACCCGCGCAAAAAGATTACAAATAACAGGCCGCCCCCACAAATGCTCTTTATTTTCCGCTATATGTGATCATTCAATACGCAATCACCGTTACCTTTTACTTACCAAATTCAATctcacacatatataattatttatcatacatatacatatctaCTTTCAAAAATTGAgcaattaaacaaaaatgggTTCGAAGTTTTTATCTTTGGCTTGCATACGTGGGATGGGCGGTGATGGGTTGTCACCGCGGCCCCACTATCCATCTATGCCCAAGTACCCGAAAGGAgtcttgaagaagaagaagaagaagataacaGATGATGATATGGAGAGTAATAGGGAGGCAAGGGCCTTGTTTTCGGTCACGGGAATGACATGTTCTGCGTGTGCTGGATCGGTTGAGAAGGCGGTTAAACGTCTACCTGGAATTAAGGAGGCCGTTGTGGATGTTTTGAATAATCGAGCTCAAGTTATGTTTTATCCTACTTATGTCAATGTATGTAACTTTTTCATTTACTTATATTTGATTTGTTGTGTATTCATCTATTTACTTTCGAATATTgttatgatattttgataaCGTGACAACTTAGCTATATGGATGTCATGTCAGCAAAAGTGTCACCAGAAACTAAGTCACGATATTTAAGATTTGGATACATACAGATACAATAGCTAGAAAAGGATTCaagttaaaaacattttattgatttttagactaattttatttaagttttgaaatACTTATACTTAAATAAGTTTATTATATGGATTatagttctttttcttttaactagTTTGCATAGTAGTTTTGAGACTTTGGAGAATATATGCAGAAATAGTTACAACTTTTGTACTAGTGGagttgaaatgattcttgacAACCTTACactttttatgttcttgaaTGGATAATTTAGAAAACGGGCCATCGAGACAGGCTAAAGTATCTGCTCAAAGCTGAAATGATTGTTTAATTTGGAATAACCTTTGATATTCAAGAAGTTATAGTGCCTAATTATTTTGAATGACCTTTCATTTCAAATAATTGTATCAAAGTTTCAAAGAAGCTTTTCATGTTTGTGTATGTAGGAAGAGACGATTCGTGAAACCATTGAAGACGTTGGGTTTGAAGCTACACTAATTTTGGAAGAAACAAGCGCAAAATCTACTCAAATATGTCGATTGCTCATCAAGGGAATGACTTGCACAACTTGTTCTAGTACAGTCGAGTCTGCTTTGAAAGCTGTACAAGGAGTACAGAGAGCCCAAGTTGCATTAGCAACTGAAGAAGCCAAAGTCCATTATGATCCCATAATTGTGAGCCACAACCAATTCTTGAAGACCATAGAAGAAACTGGATTTGAAGCCATATTAATTAGCACGGGGGAAGATATGAGCAAAATAGATTTACAAATTGATGGACCATGGAACGATAGTTCAATAACAATGATAGAGAAATCTCTTCAAGCACTTCCCGGGGTTGTTGTAGTTGATCTCGACACTAATCTTAAAAAGTGTTCCATTTCTTACAAAGCAGACATCACCGGGCCTAGAAATTTTATTCAAGTGATTGAATCAACCGGCTCTGGGATGTTCAAAGGTAAGATATTTCCCAAAGGAGGAGGTCGGGattctcatagacaagaagaAATTAATCAGTACTACAAATCTTTTATGTGGAGTTTAGTGTTCACAGTACCCGTGTTCTTAACCTCTATGGTGTTCATGTATATACCCGGACTCAAACATTTACTGGAAACCAAGATTGTGAATATGATGAATGTAGGTCATCTTATAAGATGGATATTATCGACTCCAGTGCAGTTTTTTATTGGTCGAAGATTCTACACTGGTTCCTACAAATCATTGCGCCATGGTTCTGCAAATATGGATGTTTTAATTGCACTGGGAACAAATGCAGCATATTTCTATTCGGTTTACTCTGTGTTAAGGGCTGCAGCTTCACCACATTTTGAGGCCATGGACTTCTTTGAAACAAGCGCAATGCTCATTTCGTTTATTCTTCTCGGGAAGTATTTAGAAGTCATGGCTAAAGGAAAGACATCTGAGGCGATTGCAAAGCTTATGGATTTGACTCCTGATACTGCAACACTGTTGGCTTTTGACACTGAAGGAATTGTTATAAGAGAAGAAGAGATAGATAGTAGGTTGATTCAAAGAAACGATGTGCTTAAGATCCTTCCTGGTGCAAAGGTAGCTTCAGATGGGTTTGTAACGTGGGGACAAAGCCATGTAAACGAGAGCATGATCACAGGAGAAGCAAGACCTGTGGGGAAGAGAAAGGGTGACCCAGTGATTGGGGGGACGGTTAATGAGAATGGTGTGTTGTATATTAAAGCAACAAGGGTTGGATCAGAAAGTGCGCTTTCGCAAATAGTTCAACTTGTTGAATCTGCACAGATGGCTAAAGCTCCTGTCCAGAAACTTGCTGATCGGATTTCCAAGTTCTTCGTGCCTCTGGTTAGTTGATGGTTCCATAGTTCCATTTCACATGGTTATTGTTTTTTTCAAAGATGAGAATCACCTAACCAGAGGTGGCAAcatgggcgggttgggtaatgggttggAACGCGTTTCGGCTGAAACAGGTTAATCATATAGTACTGGCCAGTTTGGATTGACctgaatacatatatttgtcCATTTTTAGATAATTAATACTATTTCAAAATCAATATTATAACAATttgtctatatctataatatgaTTTAGGAGTCGAATCACTACAAATGGACTTTGTGCTTTTTTCAACCTGTTCAAACCTTTTGGTTGTTTCTCTtttcttaattatttgattTGCCCTACTTGATATAAAACCCAATGCTACACGTTTGTTTTTATCGGTTGTTCATTGCAGGTCATTATGTGTTCTTTCTCCACATGGCTCGCTTGGTTCCTAGCTGGAAAGTTTGAGAGCTACCCGAAATCATGGATACCATCTTCCATGGATAGCTTTCAACTTGCTCTTCAGTTTGGAATCTCTGTGATGGTCATAGCTTGCCCTTGTGCTTTAGGTTTGGCTACTCCAACTGCTGTAATGGTTGGTACTGGAGTGGGGGCTTCGCAAGGTGTTCTTATAAAAGGAGGCCAAGCACTAGAAAGTGCACACAAGGTCAGTTTAGTCAGAGTCTTCCAATACCCTTGTCCTGCGAATACTAATACAGTTAGGAAACATGAAAGTTTGTTGAATTATTTTGGACTAAATTATGTAGGTGGACTGCATTGTGTTCGATAAGACTGGGACACTTACGATTGGCAAACCACTCGTTGTTAACACGAGACTGCTAAAGAACATGGTACTTAAGGAGTTTTATGAACTGATTGCTGCAGCCGAGGTACACTTTGTCAAGCAAACACATTTTAGTTTGAGTAGATTATTCAATGTTTACATTTACAACTAATTTTATAGGTGAACAGTGAGCACCCTTTAGCCAAGGCTATCGTAGAATATGCAAAGAAATTTAGAGACCATGAAGAGAACCCAGTTTGGGCAGAAACCCAAAATTTTGAATCCATAACGGGACATGGTGTGCAGGCCACTGTTCAGAACAGAGAAATAATAGTGGGAAACAAGAGTTTGATGATAAAGAAAAACATTGGAATCTCCACGCAGGCTGAGGAAATGCTAACTGAAATTGAAGATTTGGCCCAGACAGGAATTCTTGTGTGTATAGATAGCCAACTCACTGGAATTCTTGCAATTTCCGACCCTTTGAAACCCGGGGCTCGTGAAGTAATCTCCATACtcaagtcaatgaaagtcaaaagtATAGTGGTTACAGGAGACAATTGGGGAACTGCAAACTCCATTGCTAAAGAAGTTGGCATTGATGACGTCATTGCTGAAGCCAAACCAGAGGACAAAGCAGAGAAAGTGAAGGAATTACAGGTACAGTTCTTATACAAGTCAACATTACTTTTCTGTAAATCAGAACTGTGTTTTCATGATGAATATTTGAACCAAGATATGTTAATATTTCAGGCTTCGGGGCATGTTGTGGCCATGGTAGGTGACGGGATCAATGACTCGCCTGCACTAGTGGCTGCAGATGTTGGGATGGCTATCGGTGCAGGCACAGACATAGCTATAGAAGCAGCTGATATAGTCCTTATGAAAAGCAATTTAGAAGATGTGATCACAGCCATTGATCTTTCAAGAAAAACATTTACCAGAATCCGTCTGAACTATATCTGGGCTTTGGGTTACAACCTTATGGGGATTCCAATTGCTGCTGGTGTTCTTTTCCCATTCACAGGATTCCGCCTGCCACCATGGATTGCCGGGGCTGCCATGGCCGCCTCATCTGTGAGTGTCGTTTGTTGCTCTCTTTTGCTGAAGTATTACAAAAGGCCAAGAATTTTGGAGACGCTGGAACTACAAGGAATAACGACTGGTTGAATGATCGTAAAAGCAAGATAATACCGAATGTGGCATGTTTATTGAGGTTAGAAGATAGTTTggtcatgtatatatgtaataaagatattatattatatgtgtatatgtagtTATTAGTGCACAAAGATTTATGTTAATAAGGTTGTTTGATTCAAGTATAAAGATTTAAAACTTCAGACACAATCATTAAAACCGATGAAAATCCAGTTTATTATAGCATAAGGATGACAACATAATCTTCAAAAAGAGTAATGCAACTTAAAATACATCATATGGCAAAAACATTACATACTAAAAGTAAACAAAACTAGTCTTAATAAAGAAGATCAAATAATCAGGAAAATGTTGATGGTGCGTGATCTCACAACTTTCAATTCAGTTTGCTTTTTCTAGTTTCTGTTGCTGCATTTCTCGGTATCCTTTCTGTTGGTCATATAGATCCCTGTGAACATCGTCAAAATGAGGTGCAGTTGCACTCTTGGTATCTTCAACCCACTGCAGAACTTTCTTATAAGGACTGAATATGCGATCGTGATCCTCTTGAAGCAAAAGCTGAAAACACATGAAAAATGATGTCTCAATAAGTAAACCAAAATTAGGGGGAAACAAAGAGGGAACTTGACCAAAATCTTTTGATGAGAAATAGAAACATAACATGTTACAATAAGTTTTTTGGCATTACCTCAAGTTCCATGATTTCACATACAAAGCTGATATCGGCTATGGATGGTTGTGATCTTCCACACAAAAACCGTCCATCTTTCAACAAAACATTTTCTATGAAGGACAATGATTTCAAAAGCAATTTTTCGGCTTCTTCAGCTGCTTGGCGGCTTGGAGGGCGGGGGTTTAGTGCTACAAGGGCAGTGTTTAAAAGAAGCCCGACTGAAAACAAAAAACGAACCTTATCACAAAACTATCTAGGGAACTTATTATAACATGGTAAGTTAATTAGAGTTAGTATCACCTGCAGTACGACGTAAATTGGTATGATGCCAGTCTAAAACTGAATGAATCTTAGATCTTTCGAACAGATCACTAGGATACCTGTATATGTTTGTACAAACGtaattaatcatttaaatttACGACTATATATAACGGTGTCGAATGATGTTTAATTAGTACGAGTATATTAAACAAGAAGAAACCCGACTCACCATTGACTAGCGACTCCCGGATACGCACAACACAAGTAGATAAGAATCGCGTGGCTGCAAAATCATATCATGCTTAATAATTAATGtgtttatttacatataataaccaaaatattcttaagtaatatatatgtatatacaaaacCTTTCATATAGCTTAAATTCTCCATCAGCTATTGCTGGAACTTTAGAATTAGGATTTATTGctgcatatatataaat includes the following:
- the LOC122586061 gene encoding probable copper-transporting ATPase HMA5, giving the protein MGSKFLSLACIRGMGGDGLSPRPHYPSMPKYPKGVLKKKKKKITDDDMESNREARALFSVTGMTCSACAGSVEKAVKRLPGIKEAVVDVLNNRAQVMFYPTYVNEETIRETIEDVGFEATLILEETSAKSTQICRLLIKGMTCTTCSSTVESALKAVQGVQRAQVALATEEAKVHYDPIIVSHNQFLKTIEETGFEAILISTGEDMSKIDLQIDGPWNDSSITMIEKSLQALPGVVVVDLDTNLKKCSISYKADITGPRNFIQVIESTGSGMFKGKIFPKGGGRDSHRQEEINQYYKSFMWSLVFTVPVFLTSMVFMYIPGLKHLLETKIVNMMNVGHLIRWILSTPVQFFIGRRFYTGSYKSLRHGSANMDVLIALGTNAAYFYSVYSVLRAAASPHFEAMDFFETSAMLISFILLGKYLEVMAKGKTSEAIAKLMDLTPDTATLLAFDTEGIVIREEEIDSRLIQRNDVLKILPGAKVASDGFVTWGQSHVNESMITGEARPVGKRKGDPVIGGTVNENGVLYIKATRVGSESALSQIVQLVESAQMAKAPVQKLADRISKFFVPLVIMCSFSTWLAWFLAGKFESYPKSWIPSSMDSFQLALQFGISVMVIACPCALGLATPTAVMVGTGVGASQGVLIKGGQALESAHKVDCIVFDKTGTLTIGKPLVVNTRLLKNMVLKEFYELIAAAEVNSEHPLAKAIVEYAKKFRDHEENPVWAETQNFESITGHGVQATVQNREIIVGNKSLMIKKNIGISTQAEEMLTEIEDLAQTGILVCIDSQLTGILAISDPLKPGAREVISILKSMKVKSIVVTGDNWGTANSIAKEVGIDDVIAEAKPEDKAEKVKELQASGHVVAMVGDGINDSPALVAADVGMAIGAGTDIAIEAADIVLMKSNLEDVITAIDLSRKTFTRIRLNYIWALGYNLMGIPIAAGVLFPFTGFRLPPWIAGAAMAASSVSVVCCSLLLKYYKRPRILETLELQGITTG
- the LOC122586062 gene encoding glutathione S-transferase T1-like; translated protein: MTLKVYCDRMSEPSRAVLMFCKILGIDFEECPVDVLKGQTYTPEYIAINPNSKVPAIADGEFKLYESHAILIYLCCAYPGVASQWYPSDLFERSKIHSVLDWHHTNLRRTAVGLLLNTALVALNPRPPSRQAAEEAEKLLLKSLSFIENVLLKDGRFLCGRSQPSIADISFVCEIMELELLLQEDHDRIFSPYKKVLQWVEDTKSATAPHFDDVHRDLYDQQKGYREMQQQKLEKAN